A single region of the Bifidobacterium asteroides DSM 20089 genome encodes:
- the prfB gene encoding peptide chain release factor 2, with translation MAEMDFAQALEQAKAKYEMISKALDPEGLRSRIADLERQASAPGLWDDQENAQKVTSRLSALQSQLKHLESASSRLDDVQALEELGREEHDQDTLVEARKEIDSLRSDLADMEIQTLLDGEYDERAAVVTIRSGAGGVDAADWAQMLLRMYMRWAERHGFSTKVMDTSYAEEAGIKSATFQVDAPYAYGRLSVEGGTHRLVRISPFDNQGRRQTSFAAVEVIPLVEPTDHIDIPDSDIRVDTYCSSGPGGQGVNTTYSAVRITHLPTNIVVTMQDERSQIQNRAAAMAVLQSRLLVLRHEEEAKKKKELAGDIKASWGDQMRSYVLHPYQMVKDLRTGYETSDTQGVFDGDIDAFIEAGIRWRHQQRVQAREEEAGR, from the coding sequence ATGGCAGAGATGGATTTCGCCCAAGCGTTGGAGCAGGCCAAGGCCAAGTACGAGATGATTTCCAAGGCGCTGGATCCGGAGGGTCTGCGCTCGCGGATTGCGGATTTGGAGCGTCAGGCAAGCGCGCCCGGACTTTGGGATGATCAGGAGAACGCCCAGAAGGTGACCAGCAGGCTCTCGGCCCTGCAATCCCAGCTCAAGCACCTGGAGTCCGCTTCCTCACGGCTGGATGATGTGCAGGCCTTGGAGGAGCTGGGCCGGGAGGAGCATGATCAGGACACACTGGTGGAGGCACGCAAGGAGATCGACTCTTTGAGGTCCGACCTGGCCGACATGGAGATTCAGACCCTGCTGGATGGGGAGTACGACGAGCGCGCCGCCGTCGTCACCATCCGCTCGGGTGCCGGCGGCGTGGATGCAGCCGACTGGGCCCAGATGCTCCTGCGTATGTATATGCGCTGGGCTGAGCGGCACGGCTTCTCCACCAAGGTCATGGACACCTCCTACGCGGAGGAGGCCGGCATCAAGTCGGCCACCTTCCAGGTGGACGCCCCTTACGCATATGGTCGGCTGTCGGTGGAGGGCGGCACCCATCGTCTGGTGCGGATCTCGCCCTTTGACAATCAGGGACGGCGGCAGACCTCTTTCGCTGCTGTCGAGGTCATCCCCCTGGTGGAGCCTACCGACCACATCGACATCCCCGACTCGGACATTCGAGTGGATACCTATTGCTCCTCCGGTCCCGGCGGCCAGGGTGTCAACACCACCTATTCAGCCGTGCGCATCACTCACCTGCCGACAAACATCGTGGTCACCATGCAGGATGAGCGCAGCCAGATCCAGAACCGTGCGGCTGCCATGGCTGTTCTGCAGTCCCGGCTGTTGGTTCTGCGGCACGAGGAGGAAGCCAAGAAGAAGAAGGAGCTGGCTGGCGACATCAAGGCCAGCTGGGGGGATCAGATGCGCTCCTACGTGCTGCATCCCTACCAGATGGTCAAGGATCTTCGCACCGGTTACGAGACCTCGGATACCCAGGGGGTCTTCGACGGTGACATTGACGCCTTCATCGAGGCTGGCATTCGCTGGCGGCATCAGCAGCGGGTCCAGG
- a CDS encoding M13 family metallopeptidase has translation MAQSTASTTSSGLDPASFSSVIRPQDDLFRFVNGPWIDTYSLPEDRSRFGSFDKLAEDAEAQIHEILEDPESPAVKSALLYRSFLDTDAIEAAGMAPIRPDLQAIDAVSDKKALTSLLGRLNPTGGPDLFGIAIYGDPGNAGVNVAHMEQAGIGLPDEAYYREKSYAPVRQAYTDMVASLLRLSGYANDQEDAQRQAESFLEVETRIAARHWDNVSTRDEDRTYNPTTLADLESTLADFDLHTWIESWQNAYAASPVANLQPVDLSSALSRTIVHEPSFLQGLNELWKTSDLEDLKLWARVHTLIEWASLLSSDFDQTRFDFYGKVLSGTTKMRDRWKRAVSLVNGICGEEVGREYVRRHFPASSKARMEALVSDLIDAYRVSITSSDWLGEQTKVKALAKLDKFSPKIGYTEHWRDYTALAVDEKLGLVDNVRRANLYESGYQFGKAGQPVDKEEWLMNPQTVNAYYEPTLNVIVFPAAILQPPFFDPEADDAVNYGGIGSVIGHEIGHGFDDQGSKYDGDGRLQDWWTPQDRENFEQRTKALIEQYNGFVPQQLAEKYADKPEQAPHVNGALTIGENIGDLGGVNIAIKAYALSLQKKEGGTAETDDAAMDQALASAPVMDGYTGLQRFFLSYASIWRTKNRDQLAEQYLQIDPHSPAEFRTNGIVRNVDRFYQAFGVTADDGMWLEPDARVKIW, from the coding sequence ATGGCACAATCTACAGCATCCACGACCTCCTCCGGACTTGATCCGGCCTCCTTCTCTTCGGTGATCCGGCCCCAGGACGACCTTTTTCGCTTCGTCAACGGCCCTTGGATCGACACCTACAGTCTGCCCGAGGACCGCTCCCGGTTCGGCTCCTTCGACAAGCTTGCCGAAGATGCCGAAGCACAGATCCATGAAATCCTCGAGGACCCGGAATCCCCGGCAGTCAAGTCAGCCCTGCTCTATCGCAGCTTCCTGGACACCGATGCCATCGAAGCTGCAGGAATGGCACCGATCCGCCCCGACCTGCAGGCCATTGATGCCGTGTCCGACAAGAAGGCGCTGACCAGTCTGCTCGGTCGGCTCAACCCTACGGGCGGACCCGATCTGTTTGGCATCGCCATTTATGGCGATCCAGGCAACGCCGGCGTCAATGTGGCTCATATGGAACAGGCCGGGATTGGACTTCCCGACGAGGCCTACTACCGGGAGAAGAGCTACGCCCCGGTCCGCCAGGCCTACACCGACATGGTGGCCTCCCTGCTCAGGCTCTCCGGCTACGCCAACGACCAGGAGGATGCACAAAGGCAGGCGGAGTCCTTCCTTGAGGTCGAGACTCGTATAGCGGCACGCCACTGGGACAACGTATCCACCCGAGATGAGGATCGTACCTACAATCCCACGACCTTGGCCGACCTGGAGTCAACGCTCGCCGATTTCGATCTGCATACCTGGATCGAGTCCTGGCAGAATGCATATGCAGCCAGCCCTGTCGCCAATCTGCAACCGGTTGATCTGAGCTCAGCCCTGTCCAGGACCATTGTGCACGAACCTTCCTTCCTGCAGGGTTTGAACGAACTCTGGAAGACCAGCGATCTGGAGGATCTCAAACTCTGGGCCCGCGTACACACCCTGATCGAGTGGGCAAGCCTGCTCAGCAGCGACTTCGATCAGACCAGGTTCGACTTCTATGGCAAGGTCCTTTCAGGTACGACCAAGATGCGGGACCGCTGGAAGCGAGCCGTCTCCCTGGTCAACGGCATTTGCGGCGAGGAGGTCGGACGCGAATATGTGCGTCGGCACTTCCCTGCCTCCAGCAAGGCCCGCATGGAGGCCCTGGTCTCAGACCTGATCGATGCCTATCGGGTCTCCATTACCTCCAGCGACTGGCTGGGCGAACAGACCAAGGTCAAGGCCCTGGCCAAGCTGGACAAATTCTCGCCCAAGATCGGCTACACCGAGCACTGGCGCGACTATACGGCGCTGGCTGTGGACGAAAAGCTGGGCCTGGTCGACAACGTGCGACGGGCCAACCTCTACGAGTCCGGCTACCAGTTCGGCAAGGCCGGTCAGCCCGTGGACAAGGAAGAGTGGCTGATGAACCCTCAGACGGTCAACGCCTACTACGAGCCCACTCTGAACGTCATCGTCTTCCCCGCAGCCATCCTGCAGCCGCCCTTCTTCGACCCAGAAGCCGACGACGCCGTCAACTACGGAGGCATCGGGTCGGTCATCGGCCACGAAATCGGCCACGGATTCGACGACCAGGGCTCCAAGTACGACGGTGACGGACGTCTGCAGGACTGGTGGACCCCGCAGGACCGTGAGAACTTCGAGCAGAGGACCAAGGCGCTCATCGAACAGTACAACGGGTTCGTGCCTCAACAGCTTGCCGAGAAGTACGCCGACAAGCCCGAGCAAGCACCTCATGTCAATGGAGCCCTGACCATTGGCGAGAACATCGGGGACCTGGGAGGCGTCAATATCGCCATCAAGGCCTATGCCCTCTCCTTGCAGAAGAAGGAGGGCGGCACAGCCGAGACAGACGATGCTGCCATGGACCAGGCGCTGGCCTCGGCTCCAGTCATGGACGGCTACACTGGCCTGCAACGGTTCTTCCTGTCTTATGCCTCCATATGGAGGACCAAGAACAGGGATCAGCTGGCCGAACAGTATCTGCAGATCGATCCCCACTCCCCTGCTGAATTCCGCACCAACGGCATCGTCAGGAACGTGGATCGCTTCTATCAGGCCTTCGGAGTCACCGCCGACGACGGCATGTGGCTGGAACCCGACGCACGAGTCAAGATCTGGTAA
- a CDS encoding citrate synthase, with product MSTARLSIDSEQVDLPLVRATEGPDGILVSSLRNDGWVTLDPGFQTTAQCVSGITFIDGKRSILRYRGYAIEDLCAQSNFLEVAWLLSHGELPDAEQYQRFRSHVLGHTLVGEDFRHLLSSFPRQAHPMSVLAAAVNALAGFHPDTCDVDDPDQLDEASSIIMAKVRTIVSLIHRRRRDQPLLYPDRTWGYVEDFLRMSFAMPYQPYQADPLKVQALDKLLIIHADHEQNCSTSVVRIAGSARANLYSAVAAGINTLSGPLHGGANEAVLRQLKSIRDSGLGVRGYVDQAKREGRKIAGLGHRVYKSYDPRAAIAKQWLYKLMDEPDHDKNAEDAELFDVALELENLALHDDYFVERHLYPNVDFYTGLIYRDIGFDPEMFTTLFALGRIPGWIAQYREMLDDPDTKIGRPRQVYTGQGPRDYLPMEKR from the coding sequence GTGTCTACAGCACGGTTGTCCATCGATTCCGAACAGGTTGATCTTCCCCTGGTTCGTGCCACCGAAGGGCCCGACGGCATTCTGGTCTCCTCCCTGCGCAACGACGGCTGGGTTACGCTGGATCCCGGCTTCCAGACCACGGCCCAGTGCGTATCGGGAATCACCTTTATTGACGGCAAGCGGTCCATACTGCGCTACAGGGGCTATGCCATAGAGGATCTGTGCGCCCAGTCCAATTTTCTCGAAGTAGCCTGGCTGCTGTCCCATGGCGAGCTGCCTGATGCTGAGCAGTACCAGCGGTTCCGCAGCCATGTCCTGGGTCACACGCTCGTAGGGGAGGACTTCCGTCACCTGCTCTCGTCCTTCCCCCGCCAGGCTCATCCCATGAGTGTGCTGGCCGCTGCGGTCAACGCGCTTGCTGGCTTCCACCCGGACACCTGTGACGTAGACGATCCCGATCAGCTGGATGAGGCCAGCTCCATCATCATGGCCAAGGTGCGCACCATCGTCTCATTGATCCACCGGCGTCGCCGTGATCAGCCTCTGCTCTACCCGGACAGGACCTGGGGCTATGTGGAGGACTTCCTGCGGATGAGCTTCGCCATGCCCTACCAGCCCTATCAGGCCGACCCTCTCAAGGTGCAGGCCCTGGACAAGCTCCTGATCATCCATGCCGACCATGAGCAGAACTGCTCCACCTCGGTGGTTCGAATTGCTGGATCAGCCCGGGCCAACCTGTATTCGGCAGTGGCTGCCGGCATCAATACCCTGTCAGGACCCCTGCACGGCGGCGCCAACGAGGCCGTGCTGCGCCAGCTGAAGAGCATACGGGATTCAGGTCTGGGCGTGCGGGGCTATGTGGATCAGGCCAAGCGTGAGGGGCGGAAAATCGCGGGTCTGGGCCACCGGGTCTATAAGTCATATGACCCGCGTGCGGCCATAGCCAAGCAGTGGCTCTACAAACTCATGGACGAACCCGACCATGATAAAAATGCCGAGGATGCGGAGCTCTTCGACGTGGCCTTGGAGCTGGAGAACCTGGCCTTGCATGACGACTACTTCGTCGAACGCCACCTCTATCCCAATGTGGACTTCTACACCGGGCTCATCTACCGCGACATCGGCTTCGACCCGGAGATGTTCACCACGCTCTTCGCGTTGGGGCGCATCCCCGGATGGATCGCCCAGTACAGGGAGATGCTGGACGATCCTGATACGAAAATCGGTCGTCCCAGGCAGGTCTATACCGGTCAAGGTCCACGCGACTACCTGCCCATGGAGAAGCGCTGA
- a CDS encoding single-stranded DNA-binding protein yields MSINEIKTTVFGFMGTQPTRLGQPGSTPVCSFRLGSTPAYYDAAAGVWKRKSTTWLTVKAFRTLAVNALACLHKGDPVMVTGSLVTEEWISDGQQHSSLVLVADGIGHDLARGQDTFTRIRSGTAPIDEGADGPDPWTTPPSSLSSETASASASSASSAAEETSVKASDAE; encoded by the coding sequence ATGTCCATCAACGAAATAAAAACGACTGTCTTCGGTTTTATGGGGACCCAACCAACTCGTCTGGGACAGCCGGGGTCTACACCTGTCTGCTCCTTCAGGTTGGGCTCTACGCCGGCCTATTACGATGCTGCGGCTGGGGTGTGGAAACGAAAATCCACCACCTGGCTGACGGTCAAAGCCTTCAGGACCCTGGCGGTCAATGCCCTGGCCTGTCTGCACAAGGGCGATCCGGTCATGGTGACGGGATCTTTAGTGACGGAGGAGTGGATCAGCGATGGCCAGCAGCACAGCAGTCTGGTCTTGGTGGCGGATGGCATCGGTCACGACCTAGCCCGGGGGCAGGATACCTTCACCAGGATCCGATCGGGTACTGCGCCTATTGATGAGGGAGCTGACGGTCCGGACCCTTGGACCACGCCGCCATCGTCTTTATCGTCCGAAACTGCATCTGCCTCTGCATCATCTGCGTCATCTGCAGCCGAGGAGACATCGGTGAAGGCTTCCGATGCCGAATGA
- a CDS encoding exodeoxyribonuclease III: MVHTLVSWNIDSLNAALLGKSSRSALSLRVVETIRDLDPDVVAIQETKLNGDQKKSAGILKALMRYFPDYQEVDRRSEAPARTGYAGTLMLYRKSLPEPTVTRPRIGAPDTMDDEGRMLTLEFPDCFVTTVYTPNSGSGLVRLKPRGVWDDCYRRYLQELDTRKPVLACGDFNVAHEEIDIANPASNHHSAGFTDQEREKFGLLLDAGFTDTFRKIHGDAAGFYDDHRSVYTWFAQRAPKSKINNSGWRIDYWLTSNRIADQVSTSEPVDTGERQDHLPILLGI, from the coding sequence ATGGTTCACACGCTGGTCAGTTGGAATATCGATTCGCTCAACGCCGCCTTGCTGGGCAAAAGCAGCCGTAGCGCCCTCTCCCTGAGGGTGGTGGAGACCATACGGGATCTGGACCCTGATGTCGTAGCCATCCAGGAAACCAAACTCAACGGCGATCAGAAGAAATCCGCAGGCATCCTTAAGGCGCTCATGCGCTATTTCCCCGATTACCAGGAGGTGGACCGCCGCTCCGAGGCCCCGGCCCGCACAGGTTACGCAGGCACGCTCATGCTCTACCGCAAGAGCCTGCCGGAGCCTACCGTGACCCGCCCCCGCATCGGTGCCCCGGATACGATGGATGACGAGGGCCGCATGCTCACCCTGGAGTTCCCGGACTGCTTCGTGACCACGGTCTACACCCCCAATTCAGGATCGGGACTAGTCAGGCTCAAGCCACGCGGCGTCTGGGACGATTGCTACCGTCGCTACCTGCAGGAACTGGATACCCGCAAGCCGGTCCTGGCATGTGGCGACTTCAACGTGGCCCACGAAGAGATCGACATCGCCAACCCTGCCTCAAATCACCACTCCGCTGGCTTTACCGATCAGGAGCGCGAGAAGTTCGGCCTTCTGCTGGACGCAGGCTTCACCGACACCTTCCGAAAGATCCATGGCGATGCCGCAGGCTTCTACGATGACCACCGCAGCGTCTACACCTGGTTCGCCCAGCGGGCCCCAAAGAGCAAGATCAACAACTCCGGCTGGCGCATCGACTACTGGCTGACCTCCAACAGAATCGCTGACCAGGTCAGCACCAGCGAACCCGTGGACACCGGCGAGCGCCAGGATCATCTGCCCATTCTGCTGGGCATCTGA
- a CDS encoding HdeD family acid-resistance protein: protein MTDPMQGGQPNQYGGQDSGRNGGQYQDNYGQFGQYPGYQGRPPRMDPFSMIAEDLGFRTLRAIRIIMGVMGVIGVILGLALLLRPDKTLIAVTVVLGIYFIISGVVRLATAIVTKGLPGGWRVLGVLFGALIAVGGIVIVRNTALSASALTLLVTIIVGISWIMEGVMSLAASWGLPHSGWAIFSGIVSIIAGIIVMIYPLSSVIFLVIFSGCALLVLGVVSIIRAFTFGRN, encoded by the coding sequence ATGACGGATCCCATGCAGGGCGGTCAGCCCAATCAGTACGGTGGTCAGGATTCTGGGCGGAATGGCGGCCAATACCAGGATAATTATGGTCAGTTTGGGCAATACCCCGGCTATCAGGGGCGCCCGCCACGCATGGATCCATTCTCCATGATCGCTGAGGATCTGGGATTCAGAACCCTGCGGGCCATCCGCATCATCATGGGCGTCATGGGTGTGATTGGAGTCATTCTGGGCCTGGCCCTTCTGCTCAGGCCGGACAAGACCCTGATCGCCGTGACCGTGGTGCTGGGCATCTACTTCATCATCTCCGGCGTGGTCCGTCTGGCCACCGCCATCGTAACCAAGGGACTTCCAGGCGGATGGCGGGTGTTGGGTGTCCTTTTTGGCGCTCTGATCGCCGTCGGAGGCATTGTCATCGTCAGGAACACGGCCCTGTCCGCTTCTGCGCTGACCCTGCTGGTCACCATCATCGTGGGCATCAGCTGGATCATGGAGGGCGTGATGAGTCTGGCCGCCTCCTGGGGGCTTCCACATTCAGGCTGGGCCATCTTCTCAGGCATCGTCTCCATCATTGCCGGAATCATCGTCATGATCTATCCGCTGAGCTCCGTCATCTTCCTGGTCATCTTCAGCGGGTGCGCTCTTCTGGTGCTGGGAGTCGTCTCCATCATCAGGGCCTTCACCTTTGGCCGGAACTGA
- the dapD gene encoding 2,3,4,5-tetrahydropyridine-2,6-dicarboxylate N-succinyltransferase → MSTARTAWGWGLSSQDEQGRTLDVWYPKAEISAPPTPANRPNHDFGDQVHTQPDARGIRRLPVFTVADLDGPIADAADAYLRLHLLSMRLTPPNSMNLDGIFEQLTTVVWTNYGPFAVEDFALRRSEVMAAASRSMPGIPVTQVTVLSVDKFPRMVDYVVPEGVRIGNADRIRLGAHLAPGTTVMHEGFVNFNAGTLGHSMVEGRISQGVVVGDGSDIGGGASIMGTLSGGGRHRVSIGQHSLLGANAGIGISLGDDCVVEAGLYVTAGTKIGLGDQVVKGAELSGRDHLLFIRDSRTGQVRALPRKKGIELNERLHAN, encoded by the coding sequence ATGAGCACAGCACGCACCGCATGGGGCTGGGGTCTGTCCAGCCAGGACGAGCAGGGCCGAACCCTGGACGTCTGGTACCCCAAGGCCGAAATCTCCGCACCGCCGACCCCAGCCAACCGTCCCAACCACGACTTCGGAGACCAGGTTCACACCCAGCCCGACGCACGAGGCATCCGAAGGCTGCCGGTCTTCACCGTGGCCGATTTGGATGGCCCGATAGCCGATGCCGCCGACGCCTATCTGCGGCTTCATCTGCTCAGCATGCGCCTGACCCCGCCCAACAGCATGAACCTGGACGGGATTTTCGAACAGCTGACCACTGTGGTCTGGACCAATTACGGACCCTTTGCCGTGGAGGACTTCGCCCTGCGCAGGTCAGAGGTCATGGCAGCAGCCAGCCGCTCCATGCCGGGCATCCCGGTGACGCAGGTAACAGTGCTGAGTGTGGACAAGTTTCCCCGTATGGTGGATTACGTGGTTCCCGAGGGGGTACGCATCGGCAACGCCGACCGGATTCGGCTCGGCGCCCATCTGGCTCCAGGAACGACCGTCATGCACGAGGGCTTCGTCAACTTCAACGCCGGAACTCTGGGCCACTCCATGGTCGAAGGCAGAATCTCCCAGGGGGTCGTGGTCGGCGACGGTTCGGACATCGGCGGCGGAGCCTCAATCATGGGCACCCTGTCCGGAGGAGGTCGCCATCGGGTCTCCATCGGTCAGCACTCCTTGCTGGGAGCCAACGCCGGCATTGGCATCTCCCTGGGCGATGACTGCGTGGTCGAAGCCGGGCTCTATGTCACCGCCGGCACCAAGATCGGTCTGGGCGACCAGGTGGTCAAGGGCGCGGAACTCAGCGGACGGGATCATCTGCTCTTTATCCGCGACTCCCGCACCGGCCAGGTCAGAGCCCTGCCCCGCAAGAAAGGAATAGAGCTGAACGAGCGGTTGCACGCCAACTGA
- the map gene encoding type I methionyl aminopeptidase, with amino-acid sequence MIELKTKQEIEQMKPAGRFVGSILKELKAMSKPGVNLLELDDYVKDRINSRKGATSCYVDYAPDFGTGPFAHYICLSVNDAVLHGVPYDYNLKDGDLLSLDLAINVDGWVGDSAISFVVGEHADPEDLRLIRTTEEALKAGIAQAQPGNRLGDISAAVGEVAHENGYSVNLEFGGHGVGRIMHGDPHVPNDGTPHHGYKLRPGLVIAIEPWFLATTDQIYQDPKDGWTLRSADGSRGAHSEHTIAITEQGPVILTTRE; translated from the coding sequence ATGATCGAGCTCAAAACCAAGCAGGAGATCGAACAGATGAAGCCGGCGGGCAGGTTTGTCGGCAGCATCCTCAAGGAGCTCAAGGCCATGAGCAAACCCGGGGTCAACCTGCTGGAGCTGGACGACTACGTCAAGGACAGGATCAACTCCCGTAAGGGGGCAACCTCCTGCTACGTGGACTACGCGCCTGATTTCGGCACAGGCCCCTTCGCTCACTACATCTGCCTGTCTGTCAACGATGCCGTTCTGCACGGGGTTCCGTATGACTACAACCTCAAGGACGGCGACCTGCTCTCCCTGGATCTGGCCATCAATGTGGACGGTTGGGTAGGCGACTCGGCTATCAGCTTCGTGGTGGGCGAGCATGCCGATCCAGAGGATCTGCGACTGATTCGGACTACAGAAGAGGCCCTGAAGGCGGGTATTGCCCAGGCTCAGCCCGGCAACCGTCTGGGTGACATCTCCGCTGCGGTCGGTGAGGTTGCCCATGAAAACGGGTACAGCGTCAACCTGGAGTTCGGTGGACACGGTGTAGGGCGGATTATGCATGGTGATCCCCATGTGCCCAACGACGGCACTCCTCATCACGGCTACAAGCTGCGCCCGGGTCTGGTCATCGCCATTGAGCCTTGGTTCCTGGCGACGACCGATCAGATTTACCAGGATCCCAAGGACGGTTGGACCCTGCGTTCTGCAGACGGGTCGCGCGGCGCCCACAGCGAGCACACCATCGCCATCACCGAGCAGGGGCCTGTCATCCTGACGACCAGGGAATGA
- a CDS encoding proline--tRNA ligase: protein MRTKAMRMSTLFLRTLREDPADADVDSAKLLQRAGYVRKVAPGIFTWLPLGLKVLDKVQAVVREEINGIGAQEVHFPALLPREPYEATHRWEEYGENLFRLQDRHGADYLLAPTHEEMFTLLVKDMYSSYKDLPVVLYQIQTKYRDEFRPRAGLIRGREFIMKDAYSFTMDEEGLRKAYQDERGAYERIFKRLGVKYVIVHAVSGPMGGSESEEFLAPLPIGEDTFALAPSGKAWNVEALTTPRPDPIDYAEIPAMQELDTPDSTTIDTLVERFNQLHPREDGRDWVAADTLKNLIVAVKHPADDDHPEGWRELVAVGLPGDRQVDMKRLEAQFAPAEIEEANETDLAAHPELVKGYIGPRVLGPQRSDTESAAHIRYYLDAHVAPGSAWVTGADAQGVHLANAVYGRDFQADGVVEAAEVRHGDMSPDGSGPLSFERGVEIGQVFQLGLKYSDALGLKVLDNNGKAVPVWMGCYGIGISRVLACIAEMHHDDKGLAWPKAVAPAVVHVVATGKKQEAFDAAEKLVADLEDRGVEVIYDDRPKVSPGVKFKDAELIGVPLVAIAGRDTIANGTIEIRNRDGSDVQAVPAVQAAQVIVDRIAALQ from the coding sequence ATGAGAACCAAAGCCATGCGCATGTCAACCCTCTTTCTGCGGACCCTCAGGGAGGATCCGGCCGACGCCGATGTGGACTCGGCCAAACTCCTGCAGCGGGCCGGTTACGTTCGCAAGGTGGCCCCTGGCATCTTCACCTGGCTACCGCTGGGTCTGAAAGTCCTTGATAAGGTCCAGGCCGTGGTCCGGGAGGAAATTAACGGCATTGGCGCCCAGGAGGTTCACTTCCCGGCCCTGCTGCCTCGCGAGCCCTACGAGGCCACCCACCGCTGGGAGGAGTACGGTGAGAATCTCTTCCGCCTCCAGGACAGGCACGGCGCTGATTACCTGTTGGCTCCCACCCATGAGGAGATGTTCACCCTTTTGGTCAAGGATATGTACTCCTCCTACAAGGACCTGCCGGTTGTCCTCTACCAGATTCAGACCAAGTACCGCGACGAGTTCCGACCCCGCGCCGGGCTGATCAGGGGTCGCGAGTTCATTATGAAGGACGCCTACTCCTTCACTATGGATGAGGAGGGGCTGAGGAAGGCCTACCAGGATGAGCGCGGCGCCTATGAACGAATCTTCAAGCGTCTGGGTGTCAAGTACGTAATCGTCCATGCGGTCTCCGGACCCATGGGGGGATCCGAGTCCGAGGAATTCCTGGCTCCGCTGCCCATAGGCGAGGACACCTTTGCCCTGGCTCCCTCAGGGAAGGCATGGAACGTGGAGGCGTTGACCACCCCGCGTCCCGATCCGATCGACTACGCTGAGATCCCCGCCATGCAAGAGCTGGATACCCCCGACTCGACCACCATCGACACCCTGGTAGAGCGGTTCAACCAGCTGCACCCGCGCGAGGACGGCCGGGACTGGGTCGCTGCCGATACTCTGAAGAACCTGATCGTCGCCGTCAAGCACCCTGCGGATGATGACCATCCCGAGGGCTGGCGGGAACTGGTGGCCGTCGGCCTGCCGGGTGACCGCCAGGTGGACATGAAGCGGTTGGAGGCCCAGTTCGCCCCGGCCGAAATCGAGGAGGCCAATGAGACCGACCTGGCTGCACACCCTGAGCTGGTCAAGGGATACATTGGCCCCCGTGTTCTGGGCCCTCAGCGTTCGGACACCGAGTCTGCCGCCCATATCCGCTACTACCTTGACGCCCATGTGGCCCCTGGCTCGGCCTGGGTGACCGGGGCTGATGCTCAAGGCGTGCACTTGGCCAATGCGGTTTACGGGCGTGACTTCCAAGCCGACGGAGTGGTGGAGGCCGCCGAGGTCCGTCACGGGGACATGAGTCCTGACGGATCAGGGCCGCTCAGCTTCGAGCGTGGCGTGGAGATTGGCCAGGTCTTCCAGCTTGGCCTGAAATACTCTGACGCACTGGGTCTGAAGGTCCTGGACAATAACGGCAAGGCGGTACCGGTCTGGATGGGTTGCTATGGCATCGGCATTTCCCGTGTGCTGGCCTGCATCGCTGAGATGCATCACGATGACAAGGGTCTGGCCTGGCCCAAGGCTGTCGCTCCTGCCGTGGTTCATGTGGTGGCTACCGGCAAGAAGCAGGAGGCTTTCGATGCCGCCGAGAAGCTGGTCGCCGACCTGGAGGACCGAGGTGTGGAGGTCATCTATGACGACCGACCCAAGGTATCTCCCGGGGTCAAGTTCAAGGATGCCGAGCTGATCGGGGTGCCCCTGGTCGCCATTGCCGGTCGCGACACCATTGCCAACGGCACTATAGAGATCCGCAATCGCGACGGTTCGGATGTGCAAGCGGTGCCTGCTGTTCAGGCCGCTCAGGTGATCGTGGATCGGATCGCAGCTCTACAGTAG